The Paenibacillus sp. FSL W8-0426 region CCTTCTGCTGCCTGTTATGAGAACATCTATGCGATGTATTTTTGGCGCGCCTTTTCCACCTTTGCAATGTACGCCTGCGTCTCGGCTGGCAAGCGGCCGATCACGCTCATCAGCTCGCTGTCGGTGGACACGCCCAGCTTCGTCACACGCCCTGGTCCTGCGTTGTAGGCGGCAAGCGCCATGTTCACCTGACCGCCGAAACGTTGGAGCTGAAGCGAAAGATACTTCGTTCCGGCATCGATGTTCTGCGCAGGGTCGAACGGATCGCTGACTCCCAGTCCGGCTGCCGTTCCGTCCATAAGCTGCATCAATCCTTTTGCGCCAGCCGAGGAAACGACATTCGGATTGAATGAGGATTCCGTATCGATCACCGCTTTGATCAAGGATTCAGGCACTCCGTATTTGGCGCTTACGGCCGCGATCAGCGATTCGAAATCGGTAGGCACGGAAGAACCGGAACCGGAATCGGCCGAACTCACATTCGTCGACGCATTTAATGAAACTTCCGGGCTGTTGGCGGAGGCGTATGTGTTTTCGTATGTACCCGCATCCGCAGCATATGCACTTCCCAATTGCAGCCAGAGCAAACCGTCAAGAGATCTGTTCGCAAGCGGAGCTTGCGAAGAATTGGCCGAAGGCATCGAAGCTGGGGAAGCACTCGTTCCCTTCCCAAGCAGTCCGTCCATCAATTCGGCAAAATCGGAGACGGTATCCGACGTTCCTTCCGATCCGATCGTTTGACTCAGAACATTGGACAATTGCGTCTCCAACAGTTTCCGTGATGCGCTTGAATCAATCTGCATGTATTCTCTCCACTCCCGTGTCATATATCATCAACTTTCTGCCTACATTCTACATGGTTTTACAAAATACTGCCATCGTTTTCAGAAAAATTATTCCAAACCTCCTGTCTTTTGCGCAAACATGAAAAACCCTTCTTCCGATATCGGAAGAAGGGTTTGCTCTGCGTTAATCAGGAAGGAGCAATGCAGTTCTCCAAGCCTTCGTTTTAACGGGCAAACGGAATCATGAAAAAGTAACTCAACGTGGCGACAATGCCAAGCCCCATCGACCATGCTCCAGACGTTTTATGTCCGTTCGCATAAGCATAATACCCCAACACTGCAGCGGCCGGCCCCAAAACGATGGACCACATAAACAGCGAAGCGATCCCGCAGGCCAAACCGACATATCCGGATACCTTCCCGCTGGATTCCGCAACACGATCTGCCTCGTGTTTTACCGGAACGGCTTCCTTGCGTTTGACTTCTTCTCTCCGGTATGAGGTAGGCGGAGCCACCTCTGCACCATACTCTTCACGATGTGCACGTCTCGGGAAATCAACGCGTTTCCGATCTACCGTGTCATCGCTTTTAGGCTTGGATGAAACTTCATCATTGCGGTCATGTTCATCTTTCATTTCAGTACACCTCCGTAGATGAATGGAATGAGAGCTTATTTAGGCCTAAATGTATGACAGCAAGTGGCCGAAGAAGTGCTGGCTTGATCTTGGTGCTCGGAATCAAACATCTCGCCGGCGAATTCCTCAGCATAATGACTTCTGGCATGCTGATCGATGTCAATCATGATCGCGTCTGCATGACAGAAATTGTTTTCTCCCCAAAAGTGGCAATTCGATACGCTACATTTGACGATTGGCTTGTTGTCACTCATTTGTTTTATCACCTCGAAGCTATTGTCCCCGCTGCCCGATTCGGCTATTCCGCCTGCGGAATGCCAGATGATGTCATGCCGATGCCAAGGCAAACATGAGACAACGCACAAAAAAACCGCCGAAAATCGGCGGTTAGTTCTTCATGTGTATCGGGTATGCCATAATGCTAAGCGTGATTACGCTGATTTTGCATCCGGCGCTGAGTCAGATAATCGCTCTCATAATAAGCCAGATCATCGCGCAATTCTTCGTAGGTTTTGGAAATTTCCAAAACGACGTCACGCACGGCGCGAACGGGCTTGTCACGGAAACGGATCGCGTCTTGCCCGGTATAGGCATATCTTCCATCTTCGGAATAACATTCGTTTTTGGGATAGAAGAAGCTATTGATGCATTGGTGGTACGTATGATAAAGAGCCTTTTCGGCAAATTCGACATCGAAGTTGGCACGACGCAGCACAACGCCAAGTTTTTCGTAAGAAACTTCAGAAAAAACGAGCAGATGACGGAGATCCGATAAAAATCCTTTGTAAAACGCCGTCGATTCTTCCGTCTGATTCTGATCCAATTCAGGCAAGGAATGTTGATTCAAAAATTGTTCGATCCGATCAATAGCTGGTTTTAACTTTTCCCTCGTTGACTCACAAATTTTTTGTACATTGGCTGCTGTCATAAAGATAGCTCCCCCTTAGATAAGTCCTTACATATAAATCGGCCACAAAAATGTTTCGTTTGACCGTGAATTCTCAGCTACTATCCTACCATAAAAAGGTGCCAAAAGGTATCCCTTAATCTTCCTTATTATTTCCAGCCTTTCACAACGACATTTCTGCAACATTTCTGTGCTGTTCTGCATAAAAATATGTCCTTCTCCTAACGATAACACCAAGCGCGGACAACATGGAATCGGCATGAAGCGATGATTGCTGTCCAGACCAACAGAGGAGGTATGGTTTCCCCCATGTCGAGACCGAAATGGAAAAATTGGACCCTTGCCGCAGGCGTTGGCGCACTGACCTTGGTTCTGCTTCTTCCCACAATGTATCGCCCGGACACGAACCAAAGGAATCAAGCGCTTCCCCAGGCCCCACGCGAGCACCAGGAACAAGCCAGTAAACAGCGCCTCAAAGTACAGGATGTTAAAGCAACCGATATGCTGACACGCATGGATGCCAAGCAGCATTTAGCCGCTTTGCTGGATAAAACCGCCAAAATGTCCGAAGCGGATCTGGCCCGGTACATGAACGAATTGCAGCTTTCACATGCACATATTCGGTCTGTGGATATTGTCGACGCCAAAGGATCCATCCAAAAGCATTACGGCAAAAAGCCGCAGGATGGGAGCACATTGGAGCATCAAAAGCTGGAGCATTCCATGAGCCTGGCCAAAAAAGCGGTAATGGACCGCAAAAGCTTTGAATCGTCATCCTTTTCCGTAGGAAATGATAAATATTTTGTCATGGCGCTGCCCTCCAAAGAAGGCAAAAATTCCGTGATCGCCCTGTTTAATCAACAGATCCTGAACTCGGTGGAACAGCACCAGCGCAGAAATCTGCGTATGATTCCCTATCCACGCGAAGGCAAATTCCGCGTTGAATCGGTACACCCCGATACGTTGAACGAAATCACCGTGAAAACGGGACACGACAATGCCAATGCCAGCCATTTTTATGAAAATGAAATCGTGGTCCGGTTCAGGCAGGACCCGGGAGAACGGGACATGCGCATCATCCGTGCTGACCTTCATGCCTCGAAAGCACGCAAACTGGGGTATACCTATGTCTTCCGCTCCGAGCAAATGAGCTACAAACAGCTTCATGACTATTTCGAGCGCAAGTGGAATCCCTTGTACATGGAACCCCACTACATGTATTTAACCAACGAAACCGCCGTTGAACAAACGGATGTACCGGTTCCGAACGATATTTTGTTTTCCGATTATCAATGGAACCTTCCCGTCATCGAAACCAATCGAGGGTGGAACATTACGAAAGGAAGCAAAGACGTCATTATTGGCGTTGTGGACACGGGCGTGGACCTGGACCATCCCGACCTGAAAGGCCGGGTGCTTGAAGGATACAACGTGATCGACCCTTCCAGCCGCCCTCTGGACGATGTAGGTCATGGCACTCACGTAGCCGGAATCATCGGAGCCACCGTCAACAACAACGAAGGTGTGGCAGGCATGAGCTGGTACAACAAAATTTTGCCTGTCAAAGTGCTGGACAACTCGGGTTCGGGCACTACTTATGCCGTCGCCGAGGGCATCATTTGGGCAACCGATCACGGCGCCAAAGTCATCAACATGAGTCTGGGCAATTACGCAGACGCACAGTTCCTTCATGATGCAATCAAGTATGCTTATGATCGTGACGTCGTGCTGATTGCGGCCACAGGGAACGACAATACCGAGCGTCCAGGATATCCTGCCGCTTATCCCGAGGTGTTTGCCGTATCCGCCACCGATCCGGATATGAACAAAGCTTCCTACTCCAATTACGGAGATTACGTCGATGTCATGGCTCCTGGCACAAGCATTGCCAGCACCTATCCCAAGAACCAGTATGCCGCGCTGTCAGGCACATCCATGGCCAGCCCGCATGTGGCGGCTCTTGCCGGGTTGATCCGTTCGCTCAACCCCGACTTGACCAATACGGAAGTGATGGATCTGATGCGCCAAAGCGTCATCGACCTCGGCGACCCGGGACATGACAAATACTACGGTTATGGGCAGATCGATGTTTATAAAGCGCTGCAAGCCGCTGCAGGCAAAAGCGCCCCTTTGCAATTCTGGCCGCAGCATGTACGCGAGCAGATGGACAATATTTTGAAAAAATACACGGAATCTTCGAAATAGGCAAAAATAAAAGCAGCAGCGCCCCGGGGGCGTAATGCTGCTTTTTGGTATGCGTAATGGTTCCCCGGGGCCTTAACGCTGCTTTAGCGTTTGCGGGAAGACGTACGGGCTTTGCCTTTGTTCTTCCCTGCTTTTTTGCTGCGGCGGCTGGACACGTATACCGGACCCTGCTCTTTAACGACTACCGGATACACATGATGCGGAACAGGAACGCAGTGGTGCTGATTAATGACTTCAACCGGGTGAATAATCGGCTGTACTTGCGGGTGATAAAAATCATTCACGACTTGAATCGGATCACAAACGATAGGATCGAGCTCAGGACAACAATGTCTCATCTCAAAACCAACTCCCTTTCAAGTGATACTATAGAGTATTGCGGAAGGACGAAAGTGGATTGGATGGATGTCCTGACTCCGACGAATTAAATCAGCGGCAGCCTGTCCGCTGTTGTCCTTCCCCCATGGGGAAGCATCGCGCGGATCGCCTCGCATAGGATACGAAGGCCTTCCCTCAGCGGCTCGGGACCCGTTACGGTAAAACAGATACGAAGACTTGCGTCATCCATCTCTCCCGCATAACAGGCAGAGCCCGGCAAAAAGGAAACACCAGCCGCGTGCGCTTTGCGATGTAATTCATGCATGTCGATCCCGGCCGGCAACTGCAGCCACAAATTTAGCCCCCCTTCGGGCAGTATCCAATGCACGCCGTCCGGCGCATGCCTTTCGAGAACGCCCGCTGCAGCCTGCAGCCTGGCGTACAGCTCCTTCCGCAGTCCTTGGATATATGGTTCATATTGATGTTGGATGAAAGACTGCAGCGCTTTCTGGGTAAGCAGCGGACTGCCGAGGTCTGCCGTCGATTTGGCCGCCACCAATCGGGTAAGCACGCTCCCGTCGGCGATGGCGCACGCCACGCGGCATCCCGGAGAAAGCACTTTGCTGAAGCTTTTGATGTATACGACATGTCCAGACCTGTCCAACGATTTGATCGAGGCTGGCGGAGGGGCATGAAAATGCAGATCGGCGAACGGATCGTCCTCCAGAATGAGGCAATGGTAGCTCTGGGCCAGATTCAGCAGCTCCGCCTTTCTTTTGGCGCTCATCGTAATGCCTGTCGGATTGTGAAAAGTCGGGATCGTATATATGAGTTTGGGCGGGTAAGAATCGCACAGGCGGGTAAGCAGGTCGATGCGCATGCCTTCCTGATCCATCGGAACGGTGATGATTTTCGCGCCTCGGCTCGTAAAAACATCGATGGCGCCGGTATAGGTGGGAGCCTCCATATATACCACATCTCCGGGTCCCACAAACGTTCGGGCTACAAGATCGATCCCTTGTTGGGTTCCGCTTGTGATCAACATCCGTTCCGCTGATGCTTCCAGCCCTCTCGCAGCAAAATGCTGCATAAAAATTTGCCGAAGTTCACGGTCTCCCTGGAATGAACCATAGTAGGCCATGCGTTCCGGATGGTCCGAAGACAAACGATATGCGCTGTCGATAATATCCCGAGTGGGCAGCAGCTCAGGCTGGATGGCAGACATATGAAACTCGTAGCGGACCTGCGGGGAGGCGTCGAAATGGCGCCAGAGCTGGGCACGCGGCAAATAGTCCACTAACGCCAACTGCCAGTTCAACTCTGCGCTGACCTGACCCTGTCGATGCACGTTTTGGTGTTTTGGCTGCCCCCCGTTTCCGACTTGTTCAGCTTCGTCTTTTTCAAGCGCTCTGACATAACATCCCTTCCCCTGCGAGCAAACAATCAGTTGACTGGACTCCAATTCTGCATAAGCTTTGGACACGGTAACCAGGCTGACGCCAAGGTCTGCAGTCAATTTCCTTACGGACGGCAGGCGGGTGCCTGGCGCAATAAGCCCGGATCGGATGCGGTCCGCGATCGTTAGGGCGATTTGCATGTACAGCTTGGTGCTGCTCCCCCGCTTCAATTCAATGTGCATCATCATGGCCTCCAACTGTTATGATTCTCGCTTTACTGTTATACAGCAGACCGAGTATAATAGCGAATAATATAAGTATAACAGTGAATAACAGGAGATGAGAACACGATGAATATCCCTTGGTCCAACATGGCACAAAACACCCCGTCCTCTGTCGTTCGCGACATGCTTCAGGCTGCGCAGGCACCTGGAATGATTTCGCTTGCCGGAGGCCTTCCAGCCCAAAGTTCCTTCCCGTTGGAAGCCATCCGCGATGCATATGCCCGAGTTTTCGCCGACGGCCCCGCTGCCCTTCAATACGCGGAAACCGAAGGCTATCGGCCACTGCGTGTCAAGATCGCTGACCGCCTCCAGTCCAAGGGCATTCCGGCTTCGCCGGACCATCTGCTCCTGACTACGGGATCGCAGCAGTCCATTGACCTGGTATGCCGCATCCTGCTGAATCCGGGTGATCATGTGCTTGTTGAATCGCCGACGTATTTGGCCGCACTGCAAGTCATCCAATCTTACCAGGCCCAATCCCATGGCGTTGCTTGCGATGACGAAGGCATGCTTCCCGAATCCCTTGAAGAAAACCTGAAGCTATACCGTCCAAAATTGGTTTACATTAATCCAACGTTCTCCAATCCGGCAGGTAAAGTGTGGAGTCGTGCTCGCAGGCAGCAGGCGGTTGACCTTTGCCGAAAATACGGCGTGCTGATCCTTGAGGACGATCCTTACGGTGAGATCCGCTTTAATCCGGAGCAATTGGATGCACCTGCCCTTGCTGAGCTTGATGCAGAAGGTTATGGCAGTCCATCCAACGTTATCTATACCAGCACCTTCTCGAAAACGGTGGCTCCCGGCCTCCGCACAGGCTGGATCCTGGCTGCGCCGGATGTGATCAAAATGGCAGCCCGCTCCAAGCAGGGGGCAGACCTCCACTCCAGCAGCATTGACCAAAGAGCGTTGCATGCCCTGATGGAGTCCTTCGATCTGGATGGACACATTCGTCAAATTTCCAACGACTATAAACAGCGGATGCAGAAGATGACTTCGTTGATGTCGGAAAAATCATGGGAAGGCATTACGTGGAACTCCCCGCAGGGAGGCATGTTCTTATGGTTGGAGCTGCCTGAATCGATGTCTGCAGCTACATTGTTCACCTACGGCATTCAGGAAAAAGTATGTATCGTGCCGGGCGATTCCTTCTATGCCGGCACCCCGGAAACGAACCGCATGCGCATCAACTTTACGCATACCGATCCCGATCAGCTGCCCGAAGCGGTTGAACGGATGGATCGCGCCATCCAGCGCTGGCATGCGGCTGTGCAATCCGACACGGCCGTTACGCTGTAATCATCTTATCCGGCCAAATTCTCCTGGAAGAGTTTGGCCGGATGAAATATTTATATTCATAACAAAAAAGGCGGCAGTCTCCGTATCACGGATTCTGCCGCCTTTGTGCATGTATGGCGATGAGCTGCTCATCACTTGCTTCAGCATCGTTCGTAACCGCGA contains the following coding sequences:
- a CDS encoding S8 family peptidase, with translation MSRPKWKNWTLAAGVGALTLVLLLPTMYRPDTNQRNQALPQAPREHQEQASKQRLKVQDVKATDMLTRMDAKQHLAALLDKTAKMSEADLARYMNELQLSHAHIRSVDIVDAKGSIQKHYGKKPQDGSTLEHQKLEHSMSLAKKAVMDRKSFESSSFSVGNDKYFVMALPSKEGKNSVIALFNQQILNSVEQHQRRNLRMIPYPREGKFRVESVHPDTLNEITVKTGHDNANASHFYENEIVVRFRQDPGERDMRIIRADLHASKARKLGYTYVFRSEQMSYKQLHDYFERKWNPLYMEPHYMYLTNETAVEQTDVPVPNDILFSDYQWNLPVIETNRGWNITKGSKDVIIGVVDTGVDLDHPDLKGRVLEGYNVIDPSSRPLDDVGHGTHVAGIIGATVNNNEGVAGMSWYNKILPVKVLDNSGSGTTYAVAEGIIWATDHGAKVINMSLGNYADAQFLHDAIKYAYDRDVVLIAATGNDNTERPGYPAAYPEVFAVSATDPDMNKASYSNYGDYVDVMAPGTSIASTYPKNQYAALSGTSMASPHVAALAGLIRSLNPDLTNTEVMDLMRQSVIDLGDPGHDKYYGYGQIDVYKALQAAAGKSAPLQFWPQHVREQMDNILKKYTESSK
- a CDS encoding DUF1540 domain-containing protein, which codes for MSDNKPIVKCSVSNCHFWGENNFCHADAIMIDIDQHARSHYAEEFAGEMFDSEHQDQASTSSATCCHTFRPK
- a CDS encoding PLP-dependent aminotransferase family protein, whose translation is MNIPWSNMAQNTPSSVVRDMLQAAQAPGMISLAGGLPAQSSFPLEAIRDAYARVFADGPAALQYAETEGYRPLRVKIADRLQSKGIPASPDHLLLTTGSQQSIDLVCRILLNPGDHVLVESPTYLAALQVIQSYQAQSHGVACDDEGMLPESLEENLKLYRPKLVYINPTFSNPAGKVWSRARRQQAVDLCRKYGVLILEDDPYGEIRFNPEQLDAPALAELDAEGYGSPSNVIYTSTFSKTVAPGLRTGWILAAPDVIKMAARSKQGADLHSSSIDQRALHALMESFDLDGHIRQISNDYKQRMQKMTSLMSEKSWEGITWNSPQGGMFLWLELPESMSAATLFTYGIQEKVCIVPGDSFYAGTPETNRMRINFTHTDPDQLPEAVERMDRAIQRWHAAVQSDTAVTL
- a CDS encoding lytic transglycosylase domain-containing protein, which codes for MQIDSSASRKLLETQLSNVLSQTIGSEGTSDTVSDFAELMDGLLGKGTSASPASMPSANSSQAPLANRSLDGLLWLQLGSAYAADAGTYENTYASANSPEVSLNASTNVSSADSGSGSSVPTDFESLIAAVSAKYGVPESLIKAVIDTESSFNPNVVSSAGAKGLMQLMDGTAAGLGVSDPFDPAQNIDAGTKYLSLQLQRFGGQVNMALAAYNAGPGRVTKLGVSTDSELMSVIGRLPAETQAYIAKVEKARQKYIA
- a CDS encoding YpuI family protein; the protein is MTAANVQKICESTREKLKPAIDRIEQFLNQHSLPELDQNQTEESTAFYKGFLSDLRHLLVFSEVSYEKLGVVLRRANFDVEFAEKALYHTYHQCINSFFYPKNECYSEDGRYAYTGQDAIRFRDKPVRAVRDVVLEISKTYEELRDDLAYYESDYLTQRRMQNQRNHA
- a CDS encoding PLP-dependent aminotransferase family protein, with translation MHIELKRGSSTKLYMQIALTIADRIRSGLIAPGTRLPSVRKLTADLGVSLVTVSKAYAELESSQLIVCSQGKGCYVRALEKDEAEQVGNGGQPKHQNVHRQGQVSAELNWQLALVDYLPRAQLWRHFDASPQVRYEFHMSAIQPELLPTRDIIDSAYRLSSDHPERMAYYGSFQGDRELRQIFMQHFAARGLEASAERMLITSGTQQGIDLVARTFVGPGDVVYMEAPTYTGAIDVFTSRGAKIITVPMDQEGMRIDLLTRLCDSYPPKLIYTIPTFHNPTGITMSAKRKAELLNLAQSYHCLILEDDPFADLHFHAPPPASIKSLDRSGHVVYIKSFSKVLSPGCRVACAIADGSVLTRLVAAKSTADLGSPLLTQKALQSFIQHQYEPYIQGLRKELYARLQAAAGVLERHAPDGVHWILPEGGLNLWLQLPAGIDMHELHRKAHAAGVSFLPGSACYAGEMDDASLRICFTVTGPEPLREGLRILCEAIRAMLPHGGRTTADRLPLI